A genomic segment from Nicotiana tabacum cultivar K326 chromosome 7, ASM71507v2, whole genome shotgun sequence encodes:
- the LOC107782180 gene encoding putative receptor-like protein kinase At1g49730 — protein MTLYGPAIFLGFLLFLQMQFFSANAASECPLDMAGTNYTLTASICSNKEERGKCCRYINALIAISVARYANSTSNLGVNAELSKICLDKIAETFRFHGVTRNATLFCGFGTKIPVSYDCQGRTTVTQMLQSPQFSSVTRNCQVPLSVESDCRKCLNAGILYLRNLVGTANNITFSTCRDATYAALASQVDNASAIDIARCFFGVHGLSIPPVSGTSPSQLSPEVSPSPPVAASPTQLSLLTPVKENRHHYHLTLVPAVGIAVTVVAVMMLLVLIVLIWRKSKQLEDSDATDKKSSKSFTQPPKRFQEGTASIFKKYSYKETKKATDNFSTIIGQGGFGTVYKAEFKDGYVAAVKRMNKVSEQAEDEFCREIELLARLHHRHLVALRGFCIERHERFLMYEYMANGSLKDHLLHNPGRTPLSWRARIQIAIDVANALEYLHFYCDPPLCHRDIKSSNILLDENFVAKVADFGLAHASKDGSICFEPVNTDIKGTPGYMDPEYVITQELTEKSDVYSYGVVLLELITSRRAIQDNKNLIEWAEILLTSESRITELVDPNIGDSYDFDQLQALLAVVRWCTQREGHARPSIKQVLRLLYECADPMHSGFVQSVEDEDYDEIEGKGRTSRSRQHKGEGIFHSGDGRCLASSSSTSRSYCSRSFLIETSPPQSPL, from the exons ATGACATTGTACGGACCAGCCATTTTTCTGGGGTTTTTGCTCTTTCTTCAAATGCAGTTTTTTTCAGCAAATGCTGCTTCAG AGTGCCCCTTAGACATGGCTGGAACCAACTATACTCTGACTGCCTCAATCTGCTCtaacaaagaagaaagaggaaagtGTTGCCGCTACATTAATGCCTTGATTGCAATTTCTGTTGCTCGATATGCAAACTCAACAAGCAACTTGGGGGTTAATGCTGAGTTATCAAAGATATGCCTAGATAAAATAGCAGAAACTTTCCGATTCCATGGAGTGACCAGAAATGCAACGCTGTTCTGCGGGTTCGGGACAAAAATTCCTGTGAGCTATGATTGCCAAGGTCGAACAACTGTCACTCAGATGCTTCAATCTCCCCAGTTTTCAAGTGTTACTAGAAACTGCCAAGTCCCCCTCTCGGTGGAAAGTGATTGTAGGAAATGCCTCAATGCTGGCATCTTGTATCTCCGCAATCTAGTTGGTACAGCTAATAATATCACATTTAGTACTTGCCGAGATGCAACTTATGCTGCTCTTGCAAGCCAGGTTGACAATGCATCAGCTATTGATATTGCTCGCTGTTTCTTTGGGGTTCACGGCCTTAGCATACCTCCTG TTTCAGGAACATCTCCTTCACAACTCTCACCAGAGGTCTCTCCAAGCCCTCCTGTTGCTGCTAGCCCGACTCAACTTTCCTTGCTTACGCCTGTTAAGGAAAATCGCCATCATTACCACCTtacattggtaccagctgttggCATAGCAGTTACAGTCGTGGCTGTCATGATGCTGCTTGTCTTAATTGTTCTGATTTGGAGGAAAAGCAAACAGCTAGAAGATTCTGATGCAACTGATAAGAAATCTTCCAAATCCTTCACGCAGCCACCGAAAAGATTCCAGGAAG GTACAGCTTCTATATTTAAGAAATACAGCTACAAGGAGACAAAAAAAGCCACCGACAACTTCAGCACAATCATTGGGCAGGGAGGATTTGGCACTGTATACAAAGCTGAATTTAAGGATGGTTACGTGGCAGCAGTGAAGAGGATGAACAAGGTTTCTGAACAAGCTGAGGATGAGTTTTGCAGAGAAATAGAACTGCTTGCTCGACTGCATCATCGTCATCTTGTTGCTCTAAGGGGTTTTTGCATTGAGAGGCATGAGAG GTTTCTCATGTATGAGTATATGGCAAATGGAAGCTTAAAAGATCATCTGCTTCACA ATCCAGGTAGAACTCCGCTCAGTTGGCGTGCAAGAATTCAAATTGCTATTGATGTGGCAAATGCTCTG gaatatcttcatttctactGTGATCCTCCGCTGTGCCATAGGGACATCAAATCAAGCAATATATTACTGGATGAGAACTTTGTCGCAAAG GTTGCAGATTTTGGACTTGCACATGCTTCAAAGGATGGTTCTATTTGCTTTGAACCGGTAAACACAGATATCAAGGGAACTCCAG GTTATATGGATCCTGAGTATGTCATCACCCAAGAGCTTACAGAGAAAAGTGATGTATATAGTTACGGAGTGGTATTACTGGAATTAATCACATCGAGACGGGCAATTCAAGATAACAAAAATTTGATAGAGTGGGCTGAAATACTCCTGACATCAGAATCTAGGATAACCGAGCTCGTAGACCCTAACATTGGAGACTCTTATGACTTCGATCAACTTCAGGCCCTTTTGGCAGTTGTTAGATGGTGTACACAGAGAGAAGGACACGCTAGGCCTTCAATCAAGCAGGTACTTAGGCTTTTGTATGAGTGTGCAGACCCGATGCACAGTGGCTTTGTGCAATCCGTGGAGGACGAAGACTATGACGAGATTGAAGGTAAGGGAAGAACAAGTAGGTCTAGGCAACACAAAGGTGAGGGAATATTTCACAGTGGTGATGGAAGGTGTTTAGCTTCTTCTTCAAGTACATCAAGGTCTTATTGTAGCCGAAGCTTCCTAATTGAAACCAGCCCTCCTCAGTCGCCACTTTAA
- the LOC107782181 gene encoding uncharacterized protein LOC107782181: MALLPTSSFGLSSESLEQSGKQMANTNTKALTPLSLQSSNSSQGPVAILWDIENCPVPSDVRPEDVAGNIRMALRVHPVIKGAVTMFSAFGDFNAFPRRLREGCQRTGVKLIDVPNGRKDAADKAILVDMFLFALDNPPPSSIMLISGDVDFAPALHILGQRGYTMILVIPAGVGVSSALCNAGRFVWDWPSVARGEGFVPPAKAFIPCRGGGVSDIAGILMGCCQINDSPYGQNEDEAIVYRGLSQSYYNARDFSIISHSLAEYNSTSISTPCYPTGMGTQSLPPGLNEVSAGGPSSHDQSDLTWVQPGDVNGLKGQLVKLLELSGGCLLLTRVPAEYQRIYGRPLYVSEYGAVKLVNLFKKMSDAISIGGKGQKKFVYLHNSCAVPSAPPITILKRDKGKGTQEGNAEVVTGVGSSDEFSDDERVLIEEHGSSREKSDMGATVEKSLENFKFELQEILVSYSCRIFLGCFEAIYQQRYKRQLDYESFGVAELEQLLAKVKDVVIVQEEPVSKRKFLAAVGG, from the coding sequence ATGGCACTTCTTCCTACGTCATCTTTTGGATTGTCGTCAGAGTCCTTGGAACAAAGTGGGAAGCAGATGGCAAACACAAACACGAAAGCACTAACACCTCTCTCTCTGCAAAGCTCAAATTCTTCACAGGGACCGGTGGCAATTCTTTGGGACATCGAGAACTGTCCTGTTCCAAGTGATGTACGCCCTGAGGATGTTGCTGGCAACATCAGAATGGCTCTACGGGTACATCCTGTGATCAAAGGAGCAGTTACAATGTTTTCTGCCTTTGGAGATTTTAATGCTTTTCCTAGGCGATTAAGAGAGGGCTGCCAGAGAACTGGTGTTAAACTTATAGATGTCCCCAATGGCAGGAAAGATGCAGCCGACAAGGCCATCTTGGTTGACATGTTCCTTTTTGCTCTTGACAATCCCCCACCCTCGTCCATTATGCTAATATCAGGAGATGTTGATTTTGCTCCCGCACTTCACATTCTTGGTCAACGTGGATATACTATGATCCTTGTCATTCCTGCAGGGGTTGGTGTTTCGTCTGCTCTATGTAATGCTGGGAGGTTTGTATGGGACTGGCCAAGTGTGGCTCGAGGTGAAGGTTTTGTGCCCCCGGCAAAGGCCTTCATTCCTTGTCGTGGTGGTGGTGTCTCAGACATTGCTGGGATTCTAATGGGTTGCTGCCAGATAAATGACAGCCCATATGGTCAGAATGAAGATGAAGCAATAGTGTATAGGGGCCTCTCACAGAGCTACTATAATGCAAGGGATTTCTCAATAATATCACATTCGCTGGCTGAGTATAATAGCACTTCAATTTCCACGCCATGTTATCCTACGGGTATGGGAACTCAGAGTCTTCCACCTGGTTTAAATGAAGTTTCAGCTGGAGGTCCATCTTCACATGACCAGAGTGACTTGACGTGGGTGCAGCCTGGGGATGTAAATGGTTTGAAGGGTCAGCTGGTGAAGCTGCTTGAATTATCTGGGGGCTGCTTGCTTCTTACACGTGTTCCTGCAGAATACCAGAGAATTTACGGGAGGCCACTGTATGTTTCAGAATATGGGGCAGTTAAGCTCGTGAATCTTTTCAAGAAGATGAGTGATGCAATATCTATCGGGGGGAAAGGCCAAAAGAAGTTTGTCTACCTCCATAATTCATGTGCTGTACCAAGTGCTCCTCCCATAACTATATTAAAGAGGGATAAAGGAAAAGGAACACAAGAGGGAAATGCCGAAGTTGTGACTGGGGTTGGATCTTCGGATGAGTTCTCGGATGATGAAAGAGTACTCATAGAAGAGCATGGAAGCAGTCGTGAGAAATCTGATATGGGTGCAACAGTTGAAAAAAGTCTTGAAAATTTCAAGTTTGAGCTTCAAGAGATACTTGTGAGCTACTCTTGTCGGATTTTTCTTGGTTGCTTTGAGGCAATATATCAACAAAGGTACAAGAGGCAACTAGACTATGAGAGCTTTGGGGTGGCTGAACTTGAGCAGCTACTAGCAAAGGTGAAAGATGTAGTGATTGTGCAAGAGGAGCCAGTTAGCAAGAGGAAGTTTCTGGCTGCTGTTGGTGGCTAG